Proteins from one Malaya genurostris strain Urasoe2022 chromosome 2, Malgen_1.1, whole genome shotgun sequence genomic window:
- the LOC131430020 gene encoding myogenesis-regulating glycosidase-like → MINFRAPLVGVLLLVAVASTANYKLEFYEANVVVTVRTENRQLTVERDGKVVQQIMMGRDLAAASTQEEIANGFKLVNLYREEIEFTKDVDSASFSLFTIARKVRTRSKVVVDCVRIAGSNWFGGPQQKYQYWPIQKLRFSEYSYLTKEADNCAVADRYWLSSVGSFIYVDNEAPLFIDQNYGQPGYMCLEAKKSLPYDTYDNTYSFIYQIGVASDAKVAHVKAVNHILGKPTGHPAEAMVKYPIWSTWARYKRDIDDKVVLQYADEISSHGWQNGQYELDDDWEKCYGALEFNTNKFPNIRQTISAIKAKGFPRVTLWIHPFINKGCEPWYSQAKRNGYLVTNHNGSTDTEWWNSQKGQAAYVDFSQPAVAEWFTKRLRAILDESGIDSFKFDAGETSWTPPDPVLHGPRSQHPNLIVDSYVRTVAKFGDLVEVRSTQRTQNEPIFVRMIDKDSEWNWNNGLPTLVTTLLQMNMVGYPLVLPDMVGGNGYNDHPPNKEMFIRWLQANVFMPSIQFSYVPWDYDTETIQISKTMTDLHERFTPQIMARFKLAVSEGLPVNPPLWWVAPADTVAQRIYDQFLLGDDIIAAPVLQENVRSRDIYLPEGSWVDGNNGTVYTGPRWIRSYSAPLSVLPYFVRKTN, encoded by the exons ATGATAAATTTTAGGGCGCCTTTGGTGGGCGTGCTACTTCTAGTAGCCGTGGCATCGACTGCGAACTACAAACTGGAGTTCTACGAAGCCAATGTTGTCGTTACCGTTCGTACCGAAAACAGACAGCTTACAGTCGAGCGTGATGGAAAAGTAGTACAACAGATAATGATGGGACGGGATCTGGCCGCAGCTTCAACtcaggaggaaatcgcaaacgGATTTAAACTAGTTAATCTCTATAGGGAAGAGATAGAGTTTACGAAAGATGTCGATAGTGCCAGCTTCTCACTGTTTACGATTGCTAGAAAAGTCAGAACTCGGTCCAAGGTGGTGGTGGACTGTGTTCGTATTGCCGGTTCGAACTGGTTTGGTGGTCCACAGCAAAAGTATCAATACTGGCCCATTCAAAAGCTACGCTTCAGTGAGTATTCCTACCTTACGAAGGAGGCAGATAACTGCGCCGTGGCCGATCGGTATTGGTTGTCCTCGGTAGGATCGTTCATCTACGTGGACAATGAAGCGCCACTATTTATCGATCAAAACTACGGTCAACCCGGATATATGTGTTTAGAAGCGAAAAAATCACTGCCCTACGATACCTATGACAATACGTATTCATTCATCTATCAGATTGGAGTTGCCAGTGATGCGAAGGTAGCACACGTGAAAGCAGTAAACCATATTCTAGGTAAACCTACAGGACATCCGGCCGAAGCGATGGTCAAATATCCCATCTGGTCGACATGGGCACGATATAAACGGGATATTGATGATAAAGTAGTACTCCAGTATGCCGATGAAATCAGCAGTCATGGGTGGCAAAATGGGCAGTACGAGCTGGATGATGACTGGGAGAAATGTTACGGAGCGCTTGAATTCAACACGAACAAGTTTCCAAATATTAGACAAACCATTAGCGCGATCAAAGCTAAGGGATTCCCCAGAGTTACCTTGTGGATTCATCCATTCATCAACAAGGGATGCGAACCATGGTACTCGCAAGCGAAGCGCAATGGCTATCTAGTGACCAATCACAATGGCAGTACGGATACGGAATGGTGGAACAGCCAGAAAGGTCAAGCGGCGTATGTTGACTTTTCGCAACCGGCAGTTGCCGAATGGTTCACAAAGAGATTGCGTGCCATTCTGGACGAAAGCGGAATCGATAGTTTCAAGTTCGATGCCGGTGAAACAAGCTGGACACCACCGGATCCCGTGCTACACGGACCGCGCTCGCAGCATCCGAACCTGATCGTGGATAGCTATGTACGAACGGTGGCAAAGTTTGGAGATCTGGTAGAAGTTCGGTCAACTCAACGTACCCagaatgaaccgattttcgttCGAATGATAGATAAAGACTCCGAGTGGAACTGGAATAATGGGCTGCCGACGTTGGTCACCACCTTGCTGCAGATGAACATGGTCGGCTATCCGTTGGTCCTACCGGATATGGTCGGTGGCAATGGGTACAATGATCACCCTCCGAATAAGGAAATGTTCATCCGATGGCTGCAGGCTAATGTATTTATGCCGAGCATTCAATTTTCCTACGTTCCGTGGGACTACGACACGGAAACGATACAGATATCGAAAACCATGACGGATTTGCACGAACGATTCACTCCTCAAATTATGGCAAGATTCAAACTGGCAGTCTCGGAAGGTCTTCCGGTAAATCCTCCACTTTGGTGGGTCGCCCCTGCGGATACGGTAGCACAACGGATCTATGATC aattcctACTAGGAGATGACATTATAGCGGCACCGGTACTTCAGGAGAATGTACGTTCTCGAGATATCTACCTACCGGAAGGTAGCTGGGTGGATGGAAATAATGGAACCGTTTACACCGGTCCCAGATGGATCAGAAGCTACAGTGCTCCGCTGAGCGTGCTGCCATACTTCGTGCGCAAGACTAACTAA
- the LOC131432017 gene encoding centrosomal protein of 120 kDa — translation MDQPADQLVIILRILEAIGFHRTKNTPVFFTASLDKNTLESERRLPGIASTSYDSNLVWETDRRSVKRMKTDNLPIKVECYSLEHGSGKKRSLVGNLVLPLRSVPLLPSMKADSIKPRWYRVLGLTSPEWKNQKPEVQIMVLITDKGYLLPDKNKPLASSDQETDRSVIIFANPEPSRLQSREGLPIQLLEERGLLQVGNFNNECDIFLVKIVLKYAKQLEKLQPASSESLVGSNLQLRYSLLGDNYPCVLERKPNGTFLVQEKIVINFRTSLHSLKRYFEEIFVIHLEVLYEDKVVGRSTLRFGDLIQDESLATFLSSNLEKSGTNELEKYFVIESSSITHEQHEADAISVGSSPIAPSIKCKFSLKYLTSDRKSVNEPIKQSTHFKEAEKDCSEPMNVQSPKDPTPLPLTTLQQGLSPVALPLLAAPPADKTDIESMLHCEDRDLRDIPRTFGYNLLVQNIRFNTRPSAGLWQLSLYHPKADTPLTKMTLELASVESETLEFSKLQLQLYFSSLPDLVLETITSESSKLTLNGPHGLFGFARLDNQSLVIGTKEKQAGVLILENQQGESIGMATIFCFLDEVGINYNSRAPLEGPQVPSAPKAQLDDQLSYKMLEEQKEWMMKQKELFLAELKRKEMNHLMKLTNEWKRKRSKQCSELAEKLEHVSTLTAALEESRKNLSIQSAKWTEQDTMLAEMKIKLEASYQQQLTEIREKAKLIEDDLNLRWNQRNTRCQELEEKNDRLTRENERLRQANEQLNEQMESLRREAQINSNQRQQIALLEQKWEATEKSKLFYKQQWAKMIRELNKMKLENEEQLNEILRGKSRRKRTDIEWLREGPEPEHFCTGANEDDEMNKIHQMIFAEKNRQQGQSCKPCCSVDHCC, via the exons ATGGACCAGCCAGCAGATCAACTTGTTATAATTTTACGAATTCTAGAAG cCATCGGTTTCCATCGTACCAAAaatactccagttttctttacagCATCCTTGGATAAAAACACGCTTGAAAGCGAAAGACGCCTGCCAGGAATCGCGTCCACCAGCTACGATAGCAACCTGGTATGGGAAACGGACAGACGTTCAGTGAAACGTATGAAAACGGATAATCTTCCCATCAAAGTGGAGTGTTATTCATTAGAGCATGGTTCTGGTAAAAAACGGTCCCTCGTTGGCAATCTAGTTTTACCTCTAAGATCGGTACCGCTTTTGCCATCTATGAAAGCTGATAGCATAAAACCTCGTTGGTACAGAGTGCTTGGCCTTACGAGTCCTGAGTGGAAAAACCAAAAGCCGGAGGTTCAAATTATGGTTTTGATAACCGATAAGGGATACTTGTTGCCGGATAAAAATAAACCTTTAGCTTCTAGCGATCAGGAAACGGATCGCAGTGTGATTATCTTTGCCAATCCGGAACCATCGAGGCTGCAGTCTCGCGAAGGGCTTCCCATACAATTGCTCGAGGAACGTGGTCTGCTGCAGGTCGGCAATTTCAATAATGAATGCGACATTTTTCTAGTGAAGATAGTGTTGAAATATGCCAAACAGTTGGAAAAGTTACAGCCGGCGAGTAGTGAGTCGTTGGTTGGGTCAAACCTCCAGCTACGCTACAGCTTACTTGGCGATAACTATCCTTGTGTCCTCGAAAGAAAACCGAATGGTACGTTTTTAGTGCAGGagaaaattgttataaattttaGAACATCTTTGCACTCGCTGAAGCGATATTTTGAGGAAATATTCGTGATCCATTTGGAAGTTCTTTATGAGGATAAAGTAGTTG GTCGTTCAACGCTTCGTTTCGGAGATTTAATTCAAGACGAATCTTTGGCTACTTTTTTATCCAGCAACCTAGAAAAATCAGGAACAAACGAATTAGAAAAGTACTTTGTAATCGAATCGAGTTCCATTACGCATGAACAACACGAAGCTGATGCAATTTCCGTAGGGTCTTCGCCGATAGCACCATCGATCAAATGCAAATTTTCTCTGAAGTACCTGACCTCGGACAGGAAAAGTGTGAATGAGCCAATTAAACAAAGTACGCATTTCAAAGAAGCAGAAAAGGACTGCTCAGAACCAATGAATGTCCAGTCACCAAAAGATCCAACCCCACTGCCGTTAACCACCCTTCAACAAGGACTCTCGCCCGTAGCGCTCCCATTGTTGGCTGCTCCTCCAGCAGATAAAACTGACATCGAATCAATGCTGCATTGTGAAGATCGCGATCTGCGGGACATACCGCGTACTTTCGGCTACAATCTACTGGTGCAGAATATTCGTTTCAATACACGACCGAGCGCTGGACTGTGGCAATTATCGTTGTACCACCCGAAAGCTGACACGCCCCTAACCAAGATGACTTTGGAGCTTGCTTCGGTAGAATCTGAGACATTGGAATTTTCTAAACTACAGTTGCAATTGTACTTTTCATCCCTTCCCGATTTGGTGCTCGAAACGATAACTTCCGAGAGTTCTAAGCTAACACTGAACGGCCCCCACGGATTGTTCGGATTCGCACGATTGGATAATCAGAGTTTGGTTATAGGAACGAAAGAGAAGCAAGCCGGAGTGTTGATTTTGGAGAATCAACAAGGTGAAAGCATTGGAATGGCGACCATTTTCTGCTTTTTGGATGAAGTGGGAATAAACTACAATAGTCGAGCACCGCTCGAAGGACCCCAAGTGCCTTCGGCTCCCAAGGCACAGTTGGATGATCAGTTGTCGTATAAAATGTTAGAGGAACAAAAAGAATGGATGATGAAACAGAAGGAGCTCTTTTTGGCAGAACTAAAACGAAAAGAGATGAATCATTTGATGAAGCTTACCAACGAGTGGAAACGGAAGCGATCGAAACAATGTTCG GAACTGGCCGAAAAGTTGGAACATGTTTCTACCCTAACTGCCGCATTGGAGGAAAGTAGAAAGAATCTATCTATCCAGAGTGCCAAATGGACCGAGCAGGATACTATGCTAGCAGAAATGAAAATCAAACTGGAGGCCTCGTACCAGCAGCAGCTGACAGAAATCCGCGAAAAAGCAAAGCTCATAGAGGACGATCTGAATCTCCGATGGAACCAACGAAACACGCGATGTCAGGAACTGGAAGAGAAAAATGATCGACTGACTCGAGAAAACGAAAGATTGCGACAGGCCAATGAACAGCTGAATGAGCAGATGGAATCGTTGAGGAGGGAAGCGCAAATCAACTCCAATCAGCGACAGCAGATCGCTTTGCTGGAGCAGAAATGGGAAGCTACCGAAAAATCCAAATTATTCTACAAACAGCAATGGGCAAAGATGATTAGGGAATTGAACAAGATGAAGTTGGAGAACGAAGAACAGCTCAATGAGATACTGCGCGGAAAGAGCAGACGAAAACGAACGGACATTGAGTGGCTAAGGGAAGGTCCTGAACCGGAGCATTTTTGTACAGGTGCAAACGAAGACGATGAAATGAATAAAATCCATCAGATGATTTTTGCCGAAAAAAATCGACAGCAAGGACAATCGTGCAAGCCTTGCTGTTCCGTTGATCATTGCTGCTGA